One Pseudophryne corroboree isolate aPseCor3 unplaced genomic scaffold, aPseCor3.hap2 scaffold_283, whole genome shotgun sequence genomic window carries:
- the LOC135014601 gene encoding vomeronasal type-2 receptor 26-like, with product MDGTGEAPLHLRAHRLYKNPRSVCTENCKSGFRKSVRKGEPVCCYDCVPCSAGEISNMTDAKSCLTCPQDEWPNERSDRCVPRIISFLSVNEPLGITLVTCSGVFFIMTTIVLGIFTKHRDTPIVKASNRDLSYILLISIMLSFLCTLIFTGKPTALSCLLRQVTFCVIFTVSVSTTLAKNIAVLVAFRATKPESKLRLWPKLLLPKAIILLSCVSQVLICSLWLSQSPPFPDRDTQTEIGKTTLQCNEGSTPAFYTALGYIGVLAVCSFVLAFLIRNLPDQFNEAQHITFSMLVFCSVWVTFIPVYLRTKGKYTVAVEIFAILTSSAGLLACIFIPKCYTIILRPELNIRGKIQVRCSN from the exons ATGGACGGCACGGGCGAAGCTCCTCTTCACTTACGGGCACATAGGCTTTATAAG AACCCCCGTTCAGTGTGCACAGAAAACTGTAAATCAGGATTCAGAAAATCTGTTCGGAAAGGAGAACCTGTCTGTTGCTATGACTGTGTCCCTTGTTCAGCAGGAGAGATCTCAAACATGACTG ATGCTAAAAGTTGTTTAACTTGTCCTCAAGATGAATGGCCTAATGAAAGGAGTGATAGATGTGTTCCAAGAATTATCAGTTTCCTCTCTGTCAATGAGCCCTTGGGAATAACACTGGTAACTTGCAGTGGTGTTTTCTTCATCATGACCACCATAGTACTgggaatatttacaaagcacagggaCACTCCAATAGTCAAAGCCAGTAACAGAGATCTCAGTTATATTCTACTCATCTCTATTATGCTCTCCTTCCTCTGCACCTTGATTTTTACTGGCAAACCAACAGCCTTGAGCTGCCTCCTCAGACAAGTTACTTTCTGTGTTATTTTCACTGTGTCTGTCTCCACCACTCTGGCCAAGAACATTGCTGTTTTAGTGGCATTCAGAGCCACCAAACCTGAAAGCAAGTTAAGATTGTGGCCAAAGCTCCTACTACCTAAAGCTATTATCCTCCTGAGCTGTGTGAGCCAAGTTTTAATTTGCAGCTTGTGGTTGAGTCAGTCTCCTCCTTTCCCGGACAGAGATACGCAGACTGAAATTGGAAAGACTACATTACAATGCAATGAAGGGTCAACCCCAGCATTCTACACTGCCCTTGGATACATTGGAGTCCTAGCTGTCTGTAGCTTTGTACTGGCCTTCTTAATTAGAAATCTGCCTGATCAGTTTAATGAAGCTCAACACATAACATTCAGCATGTTAGTCTTCTGCAGTGTCTGGGTCACCTTCATTCCAGTCTATTTGAGGACCAAAGGTAAATACACAGTGGCTGTGGAGATATTTGCCATCCTGACCTCTAGTGCAGGTCTCCTGGCCTGCATATTTATTCCCAAATGCTACACAATAATTCTACGGCCAGAGTTGAATATTCGAGGAAAAATACAAGTTAGATGCAGCAATTAG